A region of Ferruginibacter albus DNA encodes the following proteins:
- a CDS encoding ArdC family protein, which yields MTKENVYETVTNKIISDLEKGQLTWRKPWNSGNLQNHIMRPMRSNDIPFTGINTILLWAAAAEKNYNSACWITFKQAQNLRANVRKGEKGTQIIYADKFEKELQLPNGQKEIEKIPFLKMYTVFNIEQIENLPASFLEVTEPKYFPNPEERMQDVEHFFAETKANIFTGAEAAYYPQMDRIAMPPFESFDNAISYYGTLAHEVAHWTGHASRLNREFHSRSSNKIGYAKEELIAELSACFLAAELGIEPKTEINHSAYIQSWLKHLKDDKKFIFQAATQAQKAVEFLNTLQPAAKTVSQKLTI from the coding sequence ATGACCAAAGAAAATGTTTACGAAACAGTTACCAATAAAATTATCAGCGATTTAGAGAAAGGGCAACTGACTTGGCGCAAACCCTGGAACAGCGGCAATCTTCAAAATCATATCATGCGTCCCATGCGGAGCAACGATATTCCTTTCACTGGCATCAATACTATTCTTCTTTGGGCGGCAGCGGCTGAAAAGAATTACAACTCTGCTTGCTGGATAACCTTCAAACAAGCGCAAAATCTAAGAGCAAATGTTCGTAAGGGTGAGAAAGGCACACAGATTATATATGCAGATAAATTTGAAAAAGAATTGCAATTACCAAATGGTCAGAAGGAAATTGAAAAAATACCTTTCCTGAAAATGTACACGGTATTCAACATCGAACAAATCGAAAACCTGCCAGCAAGCTTTCTTGAAGTGACGGAACCGAAATATTTTCCAAATCCAGAAGAGCGTATGCAAGATGTTGAACATTTCTTTGCAGAAACCAAAGCAAATATCTTTACAGGAGCAGAAGCTGCCTACTATCCGCAAATGGATCGCATTGCAATGCCACCCTTTGAAAGCTTTGATAACGCAATCTCTTATTATGGTACGCTTGCTCATGAGGTCGCGCATTGGACTGGACATGCAAGTCGCTTAAACAGAGAATTTCATAGCAGGTCATCAAACAAGATAGGCTATGCGAAAGAAGAACTCATTGCAGAACTATCTGCTTGTTTTCTTGCAGCCGAACTAGGCATAGAACCCAAAACAGAGATTAATCATTCTGCCTACATTCAGTCATGGCTTAAGCATTTAAAAGACGACAAGAAGTTTATCTTTCAAGCTGCAACGCAGGCGCAAAAGGCAGTTGAATTCTTGAATACTTTACAGCCAGCGGCAAAAACTGTTTCACAAAAACTTACGATTTGA
- a CDS encoding JAB domain-containing protein — protein sequence MPKQFAKISPVDEFNEVAELSLVYRNKGKASDRPIVRISDDAYNIFLKTWDKDKIELLEEFKILLLNSRNSCLGISNICSGGTSRCYVDLKLVFATALLGNASSIILAHNHPTGNLKPSVPDIRLTQKFVEVGSQFEIPVIDHLIVSKEGYYSLMDERVVFNRSNDPLPF from the coding sequence ATGCCAAAACAATTTGCGAAAATATCTCCTGTTGATGAATTCAATGAGGTGGCAGAGCTTTCTCTTGTTTATCGTAATAAAGGTAAAGCGAGCGACAGACCCATAGTCCGAATTTCGGATGATGCCTACAACATTTTTTTGAAAACTTGGGATAAGGACAAAATCGAATTGCTTGAAGAATTCAAAATTCTCTTGCTCAACAGCCGCAATTCTTGTTTGGGTATTTCCAATATTTGCTCAGGCGGTACATCAAGATGCTATGTCGACTTGAAACTCGTTTTTGCCACCGCTTTGCTCGGAAATGCCAGTTCCATCATTCTTGCTCACAACCATCCTACTGGAAACTTAAAGCCAAGCGTTCCTGATATTCGGCTCACTCAAAAATTTGTTGAAGTTGGTTCCCAATTTGAAATTCCCGTCATTGACCACCTGATAGTTTCAAAGGAAGGCTACTATTCACTCATGGATGAAAGAGTCGTTTTCAATCGATCAAATGATCCGCTGCCTTTCTAA
- a CDS encoding toprim domain-containing protein yields the protein MNVEKAKAIPLTDIMHKLGINPAQKRGNDVFYLSPFRNEKTASFKINTARNVWFDFGEEVGGGTIAFVRHYLKTIGEDYTTVDILRWLRNMNTNVVFSPCVVGTPDKNDSLHLKKVTGLQHPSLIDYLKSRNISVSAAKKYCKEIHVFNQLSGKSFFAIGLQNENGGYELRNEFFKGTFPSKGVTLIRGSKVLPEEVHIFEGSFDFLTALTYQDKKQFEGDVIILHSTCNLSRAFPYIANYSYKKVFSWLDNDEAGRKAILKLDDFLSSCDLSHIPMNDIYRPHKDVNNWFTSNHR from the coding sequence ATGAACGTAGAAAAGGCTAAGGCTATTCCTTTGACCGATATCATGCACAAGCTTGGTATCAATCCTGCACAAAAACGTGGCAACGATGTATTTTATTTATCTCCATTCCGCAATGAAAAGACAGCAAGCTTTAAAATCAACACAGCAAGAAATGTCTGGTTTGATTTTGGTGAAGAAGTTGGCGGCGGCACGATCGCTTTTGTAAGACATTATCTGAAGACTATCGGTGAAGACTATACGACAGTTGATATTCTGCGCTGGCTTAGAAACATGAACACGAACGTCGTTTTTAGTCCGTGCGTTGTGGGTACGCCGGACAAAAACGACTCGCTCCATTTAAAAAAAGTTACAGGATTACAACATCCATCTCTAATTGACTATTTGAAGAGCCGCAACATTTCAGTGTCCGCGGCAAAGAAATATTGCAAGGAAATTCATGTCTTCAATCAACTATCAGGCAAAAGCTTTTTTGCAATCGGCTTGCAAAACGAAAATGGCGGCTATGAACTTCGTAACGAATTCTTCAAAGGTACTTTTCCATCCAAAGGCGTCACACTTATCCGAGGCAGTAAAGTACTGCCAGAAGAAGTACACATCTTTGAAGGCAGCTTCGATTTTCTCACGGCGCTTACTTATCAGGACAAGAAGCAATTTGAAGGTGACGTGATTATTCTGCACTCAACTTGCAATCTGTCTAGGGCGTTCCCCTACATTGCAAACTATAGCTACAAAAAAGTCTTTTCCTGGCTAGATAATGATGAAGCAGGTCGTAAAGCTATTTTGAAACTAGATGACTTTCTTTCCAGTTGTGACCTATCTCATATACCGATGAATGATATCTACCGTCCACATAAGGATGTCAATAATTGGTTCACTTCAAATCACCGATAA